In the Corynebacterium suedekumii genome, one interval contains:
- the ychF gene encoding redox-regulated ATPase YchF produces the protein MSLTLGIVGLPNVGKSTLFNALTRNDVLAANYPFATIEPNVGLVELPDGRLGRLAEIFGSERILPATVSFVDIAGIVKGASEGEGMGNAFLANIREADAICQVVRAFDDENVIHVDGEVNPTSDISVINTELILADLQTVEKALPRLEKDARKDKSLADVVAEVQKAQVVLEDDRTLFSAAKNGELDLGLIRDLHLMTAKPFLYVFNSDEGVLTDESRKAELAALVAPADCVFLDAKTETELLELDEDEAAELLESVGQNEPGLHSLARAGFETLGLQTYLTAGPKESRAWTIRKGDTAPQAAGVIHTDFERGFIKAEIVSFDDLDAAGSMNDAKAQGKVRQEGKDYVMADGDVVEFRHGGPSGSGKK, from the coding sequence TGTTCAACGCCCTGACCCGCAACGACGTCCTCGCGGCGAACTACCCGTTCGCCACCATCGAGCCCAACGTCGGCCTCGTCGAGCTTCCTGACGGCCGCCTGGGCCGCCTCGCCGAGATCTTCGGCTCCGAGCGGATCCTCCCGGCGACGGTGTCCTTCGTGGACATCGCCGGCATCGTCAAGGGCGCCTCCGAGGGTGAGGGCATGGGCAACGCCTTCCTGGCCAACATCCGCGAGGCCGACGCCATCTGCCAGGTCGTCCGCGCCTTCGACGACGAGAACGTCATCCACGTCGACGGCGAGGTCAACCCCACCTCCGACATCTCCGTCATCAACACCGAGCTCATCCTCGCCGACCTCCAGACCGTGGAGAAGGCACTCCCGCGCCTGGAGAAGGACGCCCGCAAGGACAAGTCGCTCGCGGACGTCGTCGCCGAGGTCCAGAAGGCACAGGTTGTGCTGGAGGACGACCGGACCCTGTTCTCCGCCGCGAAGAACGGTGAGCTGGATCTGGGTCTGATCCGCGACCTCCACCTCATGACCGCCAAGCCCTTCCTCTACGTCTTCAACTCCGACGAAGGCGTGCTCACCGACGAGTCCCGCAAGGCCGAGCTCGCCGCCCTGGTCGCCCCCGCCGACTGCGTCTTCCTTGACGCCAAGACCGAGACCGAGCTGCTCGAACTCGACGAGGACGAGGCCGCCGAACTCCTCGAGTCCGTCGGCCAGAACGAGCCCGGGCTGCACTCCCTGGCCCGCGCCGGCTTCGAGACCCTCGGCCTGCAGACCTACCTCACCGCCGGCCCCAAGGAATCCCGCGCCTGGACCATCCGCAAGGGCGACACCGCCCCCCAGGCCGCCGGTGTCATCCACACCGACTTCGAACGCGGCTTCATCAAGGCCGAGATCGTCTCCTTCGACGACCTCGACGCCGCCGGCTCCATGAACGACGCCAAAGCCCAGGGCAAGGTCCGCCAGGAAGGCAAGGACTACGTCATGGCAGACGGCGACGTGGTGGAGTTCCGTCACGGAGGGCCATCTGGAAGTGGCAAGAAGTGA